TGTTCGGCTGCCTGGCTCAGGCTTTGTCGGTCGGGGTGTTCGCCGTGGCGATTCAGATCCATTCGCTGGCGCTGGCCGCCGCAGGCATGGTGATCGCCGGTTACGCCTATGGCGCGATCTTCGTCGGCAGCGCCACGCTGGTGAATCTGATTTCACCGAAAGCCAGCCATGCGCGTTTGATCTCCCTGTTCTACGTGATCGCATATATCGCTAACTGGGTGCCGATCCTGTTGGGCGTTGTGATCGACCACGCCGATTTGCATTTGGCGACCCACTTGTTATTCCTGAGCAGCGCCGTGATTTGTTTGATGTTGAGCGTCATGGTAACGCGTGCGGGCTTCCCACGCTGAAACCGGCGTTCGGGAGGGGGGCGACAGGCGTCGCATGTAGGCATTTCATTTGAGATCGTGATTTCCCTGGTGTTGTGTTATTCCAGCGTGCTCGTCACGCTGGCTTTTTTTTGTGATACACATTGCTTTTTTGATATTTACATTTCCTTATTTGCATTTTTTTCGTGATTTTAGTCACGAAAAAATCACTTGCTTCGGGTAAACTGCGCGCTTTATTTTTGCCGCGGGTCACTTTATGAACGTTCTTTTCGCCATTGCCGTTACTACCGGGATCCTCTCCGGCGTTTGGGGCTGGGTTGCCGTCAGCCTGGGGCTGATCGGTTGGGCCGGTTTTCTCGGCTGCACGGCGTATTTCGCCTGCCCGCAGGGCGGGCTGAAAGGGCTGTTGATCGGCGCGTTGACCTGCTGCAGCGGCGTCTTCTGGGCAATGGCGATCATCCACGGCAGCGAACTGGCGCCGCAGTGGAATCTGCTGGGGTATCTGCTGACCGGCGTCGTGGCGTTCCTGATGTGCATTCAGGCCAAACAGCAGTGGCTGGGGTTCGTGCCCGGCACCTTTATCGGCGCCTGTGCGACCTTCGCCGGCGGTGGCGATTGGCCGCTGGTGACGCTTTCCCTGCTGGTGGGCCTGCTATTCGGCTATGCGATGAAAAACAGCGGTCTGTGGTGGGCGGCTCGCAGCGAAAAAGCCCGCGCTACGCCGCCGATTGGCCCGAATGCCGGCTCAAACGGTGCCGCCGAGTGAGAGACGGCAGTTCACCACCAGCGTTTGGTTACCCGGCGTTTGGGTTACGCCGGCCCATTGTGCGATGTCCTGTCGCGTAACGCGGAGGTGTTTCATTCGGTGGCCTTCACGGGCGGCGCGGCAAGGGGGATAGCGGCATGTTAACCCATCGATTTGGCGATAACAATGAATGTACTTCTATTGAAAATAGCCGTTTTTCAATCGGATAGATAAGTTTTACCCGCTGGCTGCCTGCGTGAGATCACGTTAAGGGTAACAGGGTTTCGTAACATGATTTTCAGTGATTTCCATCACGTTTTTACCGGTAACAATCGGCTGAGATAGAAGCCTGTCCGATTGGAGGCCTGATGGCCGGGAATCACTATGAACAATCTGTTTTCACTGGATAACAAGACCGTCTTGATCACCGGCGCCTCGCGCGGCATCGGTTTTCTGCTGGCACGCGGCCTGGCGCAGCAAGGCGCGCATATTCTGGTCAACGCCACCACCGAAGAACATGCCCGGCACGCCGCCGAACGTTTGCGCGAAGAGGGGCTGCGCGCCGAGGCGGCGGCGTTCGATGTCACCGATTCCCAGGCGGTGCATGCCGCCATCGACCGTATCGAAGCGGACATCGGCGCGATAGACGTTTTGATCAACAACGCCGGCATCCAGCGCCGCCACCCGTTCACCGAGTTTCCGGAGCAAGACTGGGACGACATCATTGCCGTCAACCAGAAGGCGGTCTTCATCGTGTCGCAGACCGTGGCGCGTTACATGGTGCCGCGCCGGCGCGGCAAGATAGTCAACATCGGCTCGATGCAAAGTGAGCTGGGCCGCGACACCATCACCCCTTATGCGGCGTCCAAAGGGGCGGTGAAAATGCTCACGCGCGGCATGTGCGTGGAGCTGGCGCGCTACAACATTCAGGTCAACGGCATTGCCCCCGGCTACTTCAAAACCGAGATGACGCAGGCGCTGGCCGACGATCCGGCCTTCACCGCCTGGCTGACCCAACGCACGCCCGCCGCGCGCTGGGGCGATCCGCAGGAGCTGATCGGCGCGGCGGTGTTCCTGGCCGCCGACGCCTCCGCCTTCGTCAACGGGCAACTGCTGTTTGTCGATGGCGGCATGTCGGCGGCGGTGTAATCTTTTTCCGTGGAGTCTTGCGATGAAAATTCAAACTCAGTCCTGTGTGGTCAACGGCAAGCGAGACGTGGCGGTGATCGCGCAAGAAGTGGATTATCGAGGGCAGGGAACGCTGGTGAAAATCAGCCGCGGCGGCATCTGCGGCTCGGATCTGCATTACTTCCAGGAAGGCAAGGTCGGCAATTTTCAGGTGCGTCAGCCGATGGTGCTGGGCCATGAGGTGATCGGTGAGGTGGTCGCCAGCGATTCGCCGCAGTTGCCGGCCGGGCAGAAGGTGGCGCTCAATCCCAGCAAACCCTGCGGGCAGTGCAAATACTGTCTGGAGCAGCAAAGCAATCAATGCGTCGAGATGCGCTTTTTCGGCAGCGCGATGTATTTTCCGCACGTCGACGGCGCTTTTACCCAATACAAAGTGGTGGATAGCGCGCAGTGCATTCCTTACGCCGCCGATCGCGACGACAGGGTGATGGTGTTCGCCGAACCGCTGGCGGTGGCTGTCCACGCGGCGAAGCAGCCCGGCGATGTGGCGGGGAAAAAGATCTTCGTGTCCGGCGTCGGCCCGATCGGCTGTCTGCTGGTGGCGGCGCTGAAAGCGCTGGGCGCCGCCGAGATTGTCTGCGCCGATCTCAGTCCGCGCTGCCTGGCGATCGCCAGCCAAATGGGGGCCAATCGGTGCCTGCATGCCGCGGACGACGATTTTAGCGACTATCAGCAGGACAAGGGCTATTTCGATGTCGCCTTCGAAGTGGCGGGACATCCGCTGTCGCTGCAGCGCTGTCTGGAGATCACCCGCGCCAAAGGCACCGTGGTGCAGGTAGGCATGGGCGGCAGCTTCCCTGATTTCCCGCTGATGTTGTTGATCGCCAAAGAGTTGAACCTGCTCGGATCGTTTCGCTTCGTGGCGGAATTTGCGCTGGCGGTGGCCTGGCTGGCCGGCGATGTGGTCGATCCGTTGCCGCTGTTGTCGGCGGAATTCGCCGGGGACCAACTGGCGCAGGCGCTGGAGTTTGCCGGCGACAAGCGCCAGGCCGCCAAGGTGCAATTGGTGTTTTAGGGTAAAAGTCCGATGGCCGCAGGCGACGATCCTTGTCTATAGTGTAGGAACGCTTAATTTTTCAACCACGGAGACCTCACTATGGCAAGACATTCGGATGCTGAGCAAACTACGCTGGATGACGATCTGAGAATGCTGACCGAGACGCTGGAAGAAGTGTTGCAATACACCGGCGATCGCGCGGATCAGGCCTACATTGACATCAAGTCGCACGCCGAGCAGGCGCTGAGTGAGGTCAAGGCGCGCTGGGCGAACACCGGCGAATCCTACTATGCGCGCGCCAAAGAAGCGGTGCACCGCACCGACGACTACGTGCGGGATAAACCCTGGCACAGCGTAGGCATCGGTGCCACCGTCGGGCTGGTGCTGGGGCTGCTGCTGGCCCGCAAATAAATCATGTCATCGGGGCGGCGCAGGCCGCCTCGTGCTTTTCTGCAGACTGTGTCGTTCATCCCGCCGTTTCCCCGATCGCTTTCCCTTATCCTGCCTATACTTCCCGCTGGCCGCCGTTGGAGCGCCTTTATCTCCCTTGTTTTTGTATGGACGGATTGAGCCGGCGTCGCCGCAAGTGTAAAGTGTTTGTGTTTTAATTGTTTGTTTTTTGTTCTAAATCAAACAATTATCTGGTGTAAACACCCAGGGATATACGGCGTTCTTGCGCTGGCGCAAAAGCCGTGAAAATAACACCTCATATAATACAGAACGTAACTACAGGCGCGGCGTCCGTCGGCTGCGCCGGGGACGATCTCTGCTAACTGACTTGTGAGCGAACTATGTCGACAAGTGTTTTTAATCGCCGGTGGGCGGCTGTGCTGCTCGAGGCGCTGGCCCGCCATGGGGTGCGGCATGTTTGTATCGCTCCGGGATCGCGCTCCACGCCGCTGACGCTGGCCGCCGCGGCCAACCGATCGTTTATCTGCCATACCCATTTTGATGAGCGCGGGCTCGGCCATTTGGCGCTCGGGCTGGCGAAGGCGGCGCGTGAGCCGGTGGCGGTGATCGTTACGTCCGGCACCGCGGCGGCGAACCTTTATCCCGCGTTGATCGAAGCCGGCCTGACCGGTGAACGGCTGGTGTTTCTCACCGCCGATCGGCCGCCGGAACTGATCGACTGCGGCGCCAATCAGGCGATCCGTCAAAACGGTCTCTACAGCAGCCACCCGACGTTGGCGATCGATCTGCCGCGTCCGACGCCGGATATTCCGGCCGCGTGGCTGGCCTCCAGCGTCGACAGCGCGATGGCGCGCCTGCAGCATGGCGCTTTGCATATCAACTGCCCGTTCGCCGAACCGCTGTACGGCGGCGATGAGCGTCACTATGCCGATTGGTCCGCCGCGCTGGGCGACTGGTGGCAGAGCGATCGTCCGTGGCTGCAGGAAAGCGAGACGCGTGCGGCGCCGTCGCCGCAGCCGGACTGGTTCTCCTGGCGGCAAAAGCGCGGCGTGGCGCTGGCCGGGCGCATGAGCGCGGAAGAGGGCGCGCAGGTGGCCGACTGGGCCGAAACGCTGGGCTGGCCGCTGATCGGCGATGTGCTGTCGCAGACCGGGCAACCGCTGCCCTGCGCCGATTTGTGGCTCGCGCATCCGCAGGCGCAGCGCGTACTGCAAGATGCGCAGCTGGTGGTGCAGTTCGGCGGCAGCCTGACCGGCAAACGCCTGCTGCAATGGCAGGCGCAGTGTCAGCCGGAAGAATATTGGATTATCGACGAGCTGCCGGGGCGGCTCGATCCGGCCCAACACCGGGGGCGGCGCCTGCGCGCCGGCGTGGCGCAGTGGTTGGCGCAGCATCCCGCGCAACCGCGCGCGCCGTGGGCCGCCGGGCTGGCGGCGCTGGCGGATAAAGCGCTGACGGCGGCGTCCACGCATCTGCACGATAACTTTGGCGAAGCGCAGCTGGCGCACCGCCTGCCGGAACTGCTGCCGGAGAACGGCCAGCTGTTTCTCGGCAACAGCCTGGTGGTGCGACTGATCGACGCATTAACGATGCTGCCTGCTGCTTACCCGGTATTCAGCAACCGCGGCGCCAGCGGCATCGACGGTCTGATTTCCACCGCCGCCGGCGTACAGCGCGCCACCGCCAGGCCGACGTTGGCGGTGGTGGGCGACCTTTCCGCCCTGTATGACCTCAATGCGCTGGCGCTGCTGCGCCACTGTTCGGCGCCGACGGTGCTGATCGTCGTCAATAACAACGGCGGCCAAATTTTCTCGCTGCTGCCGACGCCGGAAGAGGAGCGTCAGCGCTTTTACTGCATGCCGCAGAACGTTGAGTTCAGCCACGCGGCGGCGATGTTCCAGCTTGACTATGCGCGGCCGGAAAACTGGCGCCAGCTGCAACAGGCGGTTGAGCAAGGCTGGCGGCGCGGCGGCGCCACGTTGATAGAGCTGCAGGTGCCGCCGAGCGCAGGGGCCGAAAGCCTGCAATACCTGGTGCAACAGATGGCGGTGCAATGATGCTGGCGACGCGAATTTTGCAACAGGGCGAAGCGGGCCGCCCCTGGCTGATATGGTTGCATGGCCTGCTCGGCAACAACAATGAATGGCGGGTGATCGCCGCGCGCTGCCCGGAATGGCCGTCGCTGGCCATCGATCTGCCCGGCCACGGCGACTCCGTGGCGGTGAGCTGCCGCGGCTTCGACGACATCAGCGCGCAAATCGCCGCGACCCTGCAACTGCGCAATATCGAGCGTTATTGGCTGGTGGGCTACTCGCTCGGCGGGCGCATCGCCATGTATCACGCTTGCCACGGACGCCACGACGGTCTGCAAGGCGTGCTGGTCGAGGGCGGCAACCCGGGGCTTGAGGACGAACAACAGCGCCGCGATCGTTGCGAGCAGGATGCGCGATGGGCGGCGCGTTTTCGCAGTGAGCCGATTGCCGAAGTCCTGGCGGACTGGTATCAGCAACCGGTGTTCAAAGAGCTCAGCCACGTGCACCGCCAGGCGCTGATCGCCGCGCGCTCGGTCAACAGCGGCCCGGCGATCGCCGACATGCTCGAAGCCACGTCGCTCGGGCGGCAGCCCTATCTGGCACCGCAGCTGCGCCAACTGACCGTGCCGCTGCGGGTGCTGTGCGGTGAGAACGATCCCAAATTTCAACGGCTGGCGCGCGACGCCGGGTTGCCGTTGCGCATCGTGCCGCAGGCCGGCCACAACGCGCATCTGGCCAATCCGCAGGATTTCGTCGCCGAGCTGCAGACCTTTCTCGTTAACCCTGGTTAAAGGAACCGAACATGCTTTATCCGAATGAAGAACAGCTGTATGCCGCCATCGCCTGGCAGGATTGCACCGGCGATTTCGAAGACATTCTGTATCACAAGTCCGCCGACGGCATCGCCAAAATCACCATCAACCGGCCGCAGGTGCGCAATGCGTTTCGCCCGCAAACGGTCAAAGAGATGCTCGACGCGCTGGCCAACGCCCGTTACGACGACGGCATCGGCGTCATTATTCTGACCGGCGCCGGCGATAAGGCCTTCTGCTCCGGCGGCGATCAGAAAGTGCGCGGCGACTACGGCGGCTATCGCGACGACAGCGGCGTACACCACCTCAACGTGCTGGACTTCCAGCGCCAGATCCGCACCTGCCCGAAACCGGTGGTGGCGATGGTGGCCGGCTATTCGATCGGCGGCGGCCACGTGTTGCACATGATGTGCGATCTGACCATCGCGGCGGATAACGCCATCTTCGGCCAGACCGGCCCGAAAGTGGGCTCGTTCGACGGCGGCTGGGGGGCGTCTTACATGGCGCGCATCGTCGGCCAGAAGAAGGCGCGCGAAATCTGGTTCCTGTGCCGCCAGTACGACGCCGCCGCCGCGCTGGACATGGGGCTGGTCAATACGGTGGTGCCGCTGGCCGATCTGGAAAAAGAGACGGTGCGCTGGTGCCGCGAAATGCTGCAGAACAGCCCGATGGCGCTGCGCTGCCTGAAGGCGGCGCTGAATGCCGACTGCGACGGCCAGGCCGGTTTGCAGGAGCTGGCGGGCAACGCCACCATGTTGTTCTACATGACCGACGAAGGGCAGGAAGGGCGCAACGCCTTCAACGAGAAGCGCCAGCCGGACTTCAGCAAATTCAAGCGTAACCCGTAATGAGCGGGGCAAACCGCAGCGCGGCGCTATACCGTTACAGCCTGCCGATGGAGGCGGGCGTGGTGCTGCGCAATCAGCGGTTGAAAACGCGTGACGGATGGGTGGTGCAGCTGCGTCAGGGCGAGCGTGAGGGGTGGGGCGAGATCGCGCCGCTGCCGGAGTTCAGCCGGGAAACGCCGGCGCAGGCCGAACGGGCCGCATTGGACTGGCTGCAGGCGTGGCTGGCGGACAACGAACCGGAGCACAGCGCGCTGCCCTCGGTGGCCTTTGGGCTCAGCTGTGCGCAGGCCGAGCTGGAGCAGCGCTTGCCGACGCAGGCGGATTTCCGCAAGGCGCCGCTGTGTACCGGCGATCCGGACGAGCTGTTCGAGACATTGAGCGCTTTGCCGGGCGAGAAAGTCGCCAAGGTGAAAGTAGGGCTGTATGAGGCGGTGCGCGACGGCATGATCGTCAACGTGCTGCTGGAGGCGCTGCCGGATCTGCGGCTGCGGCTGGACGCCAACCGCAGTTGGAGCCGTGCCAAGGCCGACGGCTTCGCCAAATACGTCAACCCGGCGTGGCGCGATCGCATCGCCTTTTTGGAGGAGCCCTGCAAGACCCGTGATGAATCGCGCGACTTCGCCCGGGCGACCGGTATCGCCATCGCCTGGGATGAGAGCGTGCGGGAGGTGGACTTTGTGGTGCAGGCCGAGCCGGGTGTGGCGGCCATCGTGATCAAGCCGACGCTGGTCGGCAGCCTGGCGCGCTGTCAGGCGCTGGTGGCGCAGGCGCACGCGGAGGGGCTGACGGCGGTGATCAGTTCCAGCCTCGAATCCAGCCTGGGGTTGACCCAGCTGGCGCGCATCGCCCATTGGCTGACGCCGGACACCGTGCCGGGGCTGGACACGCTGGGGTTGATGAAGGC
Above is a window of Serratia nematodiphila DZ0503SBS1 DNA encoding:
- a CDS encoding DUF1097 domain-containing protein, giving the protein MNVLFAIAVTTGILSGVWGWVAVSLGLIGWAGFLGCTAYFACPQGGLKGLLIGALTCCSGVFWAMAIIHGSELAPQWNLLGYLLTGVVAFLMCIQAKQQWLGFVPGTFIGACATFAGGGDWPLVTLSLLVGLLFGYAMKNSGLWWAARSEKARATPPIGPNAGSNGAAE
- the idnO gene encoding gluconate 5-dehydrogenase; this translates as MNNLFSLDNKTVLITGASRGIGFLLARGLAQQGAHILVNATTEEHARHAAERLREEGLRAEAAAFDVTDSQAVHAAIDRIEADIGAIDVLINNAGIQRRHPFTEFPEQDWDDIIAVNQKAVFIVSQTVARYMVPRRRGKIVNIGSMQSELGRDTITPYAASKGAVKMLTRGMCVELARYNIQVNGIAPGYFKTEMTQALADDPAFTAWLTQRTPAARWGDPQELIGAAVFLAADASAFVNGQLLFVDGGMSAAV
- the idnD gene encoding L-idonate 5-dehydrogenase, which translates into the protein MKIQTQSCVVNGKRDVAVIAQEVDYRGQGTLVKISRGGICGSDLHYFQEGKVGNFQVRQPMVLGHEVIGEVVASDSPQLPAGQKVALNPSKPCGQCKYCLEQQSNQCVEMRFFGSAMYFPHVDGAFTQYKVVDSAQCIPYAADRDDRVMVFAEPLAVAVHAAKQPGDVAGKKIFVSGVGPIGCLLVAALKALGAAEIVCADLSPRCLAIASQMGANRCLHAADDDFSDYQQDKGYFDVAFEVAGHPLSLQRCLEITRAKGTVVQVGMGGSFPDFPLMLLIAKELNLLGSFRFVAEFALAVAWLAGDVVDPLPLLSAEFAGDQLAQALEFAGDKRQAAKVQLVF
- the elaB gene encoding stress response protein ElaB; translated protein: MARHSDAEQTTLDDDLRMLTETLEEVLQYTGDRADQAYIDIKSHAEQALSEVKARWANTGESYYARAKEAVHRTDDYVRDKPWHSVGIGATVGLVLGLLLARK
- the menD gene encoding 2-succinyl-5-enolpyruvyl-6-hydroxy-3-cyclohexene-1-carboxylic-acid synthase translates to MSTSVFNRRWAAVLLEALARHGVRHVCIAPGSRSTPLTLAAAANRSFICHTHFDERGLGHLALGLAKAAREPVAVIVTSGTAAANLYPALIEAGLTGERLVFLTADRPPELIDCGANQAIRQNGLYSSHPTLAIDLPRPTPDIPAAWLASSVDSAMARLQHGALHINCPFAEPLYGGDERHYADWSAALGDWWQSDRPWLQESETRAAPSPQPDWFSWRQKRGVALAGRMSAEEGAQVADWAETLGWPLIGDVLSQTGQPLPCADLWLAHPQAQRVLQDAQLVVQFGGSLTGKRLLQWQAQCQPEEYWIIDELPGRLDPAQHRGRRLRAGVAQWLAQHPAQPRAPWAAGLAALADKALTAASTHLHDNFGEAQLAHRLPELLPENGQLFLGNSLVVRLIDALTMLPAAYPVFSNRGASGIDGLISTAAGVQRATARPTLAVVGDLSALYDLNALALLRHCSAPTVLIVVNNNGGQIFSLLPTPEEERQRFYCMPQNVEFSHAAAMFQLDYARPENWRQLQQAVEQGWRRGGATLIELQVPPSAGAESLQYLVQQMAVQ
- the menH gene encoding 2-succinyl-6-hydroxy-2,4-cyclohexadiene-1-carboxylate synthase — encoded protein: MMLATRILQQGEAGRPWLIWLHGLLGNNNEWRVIAARCPEWPSLAIDLPGHGDSVAVSCRGFDDISAQIAATLQLRNIERYWLVGYSLGGRIAMYHACHGRHDGLQGVLVEGGNPGLEDEQQRRDRCEQDARWAARFRSEPIAEVLADWYQQPVFKELSHVHRQALIAARSVNSGPAIADMLEATSLGRQPYLAPQLRQLTVPLRVLCGENDPKFQRLARDAGLPLRIVPQAGHNAHLANPQDFVAELQTFLVNPG
- the menB gene encoding 1,4-dihydroxy-2-naphthoyl-CoA synthase; translated protein: MLYPNEEQLYAAIAWQDCTGDFEDILYHKSADGIAKITINRPQVRNAFRPQTVKEMLDALANARYDDGIGVIILTGAGDKAFCSGGDQKVRGDYGGYRDDSGVHHLNVLDFQRQIRTCPKPVVAMVAGYSIGGGHVLHMMCDLTIAADNAIFGQTGPKVGSFDGGWGASYMARIVGQKKAREIWFLCRQYDAAAALDMGLVNTVVPLADLEKETVRWCREMLQNSPMALRCLKAALNADCDGQAGLQELAGNATMLFYMTDEGQEGRNAFNEKRQPDFSKFKRNP
- the menC gene encoding o-succinylbenzoate synthase, coding for MSGANRSAALYRYSLPMEAGVVLRNQRLKTRDGWVVQLRQGEREGWGEIAPLPEFSRETPAQAERAALDWLQAWLADNEPEHSALPSVAFGLSCAQAELEQRLPTQADFRKAPLCTGDPDELFETLSALPGEKVAKVKVGLYEAVRDGMIVNVLLEALPDLRLRLDANRSWSRAKADGFAKYVNPAWRDRIAFLEEPCKTRDESRDFARATGIAIAWDESVREVDFVVQAEPGVAAIVIKPTLVGSLARCQALVAQAHAEGLTAVISSSLESSLGLTQLARIAHWLTPDTVPGLDTLGLMKAQVLRPWPGSALPLLDVSALECLWRG